Proteins co-encoded in one Polaromonas vacuolata genomic window:
- a CDS encoding ExbD/TolR family protein, with protein MSFGRLGRSQGAQPMSEINVTPLVDVLLVLVVILIITAPLLASSIKLNLPKTDAAEPIGPAASLSLVVDRNGQAFLNDKPLTLTQLGISLSQTAAQDPDTEVQLRADAAVPYGQIVTVMGVAQKAGLNRIGFVADEPLPAPNAAPGKP; from the coding sequence ATGAGCTTTGGTCGACTCGGACGCAGCCAAGGTGCGCAGCCCATGAGCGAGATCAATGTCACGCCCTTGGTTGACGTGCTGCTGGTGCTGGTGGTAATTCTCATCATCACGGCACCCTTGCTGGCGAGCTCTATCAAACTCAATCTGCCCAAGACCGATGCGGCTGAGCCAATCGGTCCCGCCGCATCGCTCTCGCTAGTGGTGGACCGCAACGGCCAAGCTTTTCTTAACGACAAGCCGCTAACGCTAACCCAGCTCGGCATCAGCTTAAGCCAAACTGCGGCCCAAGATCCGGATACCGAAGTGCAGCTGCGCGCCGACGCGGCAGTGCCTTATGGCCAGATTGTTACGGTCATGGGTGTGGCGCAAAAAGCCGGTCTTAACCGAATCGGCTTTGTGGCTGACGAGCCCTTGCCGGCTCCAAACGCTGCGCCCGGTAAACCCTAA
- the dapB gene encoding 4-hydroxy-tetrahydrodipicolinate reductase — protein MSDASRIAVTGASGRMGQMLIEAIRQSGDCTLSGALDQASSPAIGSDAAAFAGHVSGVPIHSEIARGLANAQVLIDFTRPEGTLAHLAVCRQLGVNLVIGTTGFSPAQKAEIAAAAQDIAIVMAPNMSVGVNVTLKLLEMAAKALSTGYDIEIIEAHHRHKVDAPSGTALKMGEVIADALGRDLKDCAVYAREGVTGERDPSSIGFATIRGGDIVGDHTVLFAGIGERIEISHKSSSRATYAQGSLRAARFLHGRKSGLFDMFDVLGLNQA, from the coding sequence ATGAGCGATGCGTCACGTATTGCTGTAACCGGCGCCAGCGGCCGCATGGGCCAGATGTTGATAGAGGCCATTCGCCAGAGCGGAGACTGCACGCTCAGTGGCGCGCTCGACCAAGCCTCTAGCCCAGCTATTGGCAGCGATGCAGCCGCTTTTGCGGGTCACGTCAGCGGTGTCCCGATTCACTCGGAGATAGCACGCGGTTTAGCCAATGCACAGGTGTTAATTGATTTCACCCGGCCTGAAGGCACACTCGCGCACTTAGCGGTTTGCCGTCAATTAGGTGTCAACTTGGTGATTGGTACGACTGGTTTTTCCCCCGCTCAAAAAGCCGAAATTGCTGCCGCGGCACAAGACATCGCCATAGTCATGGCGCCGAATATGAGCGTTGGCGTGAATGTCACGCTTAAATTGTTAGAGATGGCCGCCAAAGCGCTGTCTACCGGCTACGACATAGAAATCATTGAAGCTCACCATCGTCACAAGGTCGATGCGCCGTCCGGCACGGCGCTGAAGATGGGTGAAGTTATCGCTGATGCTTTGGGCCGCGACCTCAAGGACTGTGCAGTCTATGCCCGTGAAGGCGTGACCGGCGAGCGCGATCCGTCCAGCATTGGCTTTGCCACCATACGCGGCGGCGACATAGTCGGTGACCATACCGTGCTGTTTGCCGGCATTGGCGAGCGTATAGAAATTAGCCACAAGTCTTCCAGCCGCGCTACTTACGCTCAAGGCAGTTTGCGCGCGGCGCGCTTTCTGCACGGCCGCAAGAGTGGTTTGTTTGACATGTTTGACGTGCTCGGACTCAATCAGGCTTGA
- a CDS encoding MotA/TolQ/ExbB proton channel family protein has product MDMLALMTQGGTISQLVALLLLMMSVASWVLILWKSWLLSRAGKDVARCTAAFWQSSSIAEASQTITAFDRESLVLPLLEASAMTGGSTLAGAGEKSAQLTRVLRNALHAVLHKLQFGQVVLATVGSTAPFVGLLGTVWGIYHALIGIASAGQVSLDQISGPVGEALIMTAAGLAVAIPAVLAYNIFGRIVARIEAELEGFAHDLRELLTPANPPPDLS; this is encoded by the coding sequence ATGGATATGCTGGCCCTCATGACGCAAGGTGGAACAATCAGTCAGCTGGTTGCGCTGTTGCTGCTGATGATGTCGGTTGCGAGTTGGGTGCTCATACTCTGGAAGTCTTGGTTGCTGTCCCGCGCTGGCAAAGATGTGGCGCGCTGCACGGCGGCTTTCTGGCAGTCCAGCTCTATTGCAGAGGCAAGCCAGACCATCACTGCTTTTGACCGCGAATCTTTAGTGCTTCCTCTGCTCGAAGCGAGCGCGATGACCGGCGGCAGCACATTGGCCGGTGCTGGCGAGAAGTCGGCCCAACTCACCCGCGTTTTACGCAATGCCTTGCATGCTGTTTTACACAAGTTGCAGTTTGGCCAAGTGGTGCTAGCGACGGTGGGTTCCACCGCCCCGTTTGTTGGGCTACTAGGAACTGTTTGGGGTATTTACCATGCGCTGATCGGCATTGCTTCGGCTGGCCAAGTCAGTCTGGACCAAATTTCAGGCCCTGTCGGCGAAGCCTTAATCATGACTGCCGCAGGTCTTGCTGTAGCCATTCCTGCAGTTCTTGCTTACAACATATTTGGTCGTATCGTCGCGCGAATAGAGGCGGAACTGGAAGGCTTTGCGCATGATTTGCGCGAACTACTGACACCCGCCAACCCTCCGCCAGACTTGTCATGA
- the leuS gene encoding leucine--tRNA ligase has protein sequence MQDKYQHLDIERDAQTEWTAADVYRVSEDQSRQKYYACSMLPYPSGKLHMGHVRNYTINDMLARQLRMKGFNVLMPMGWDAFGLPAENAAMKNGVPPAQWTFDNIAYMKKQMQALGLAIDWSREVTTCSPDYYKWNQWLFLKMLEKGIAYRKTQVVNWDPVDMTVLANEQVIDGKGWRTGAVVEKREIPGYYLKITDYAEELLGQVQNGLPGWPERVKLMQENWIGKSEGVRFAFNHSIANAKGELIDDGRLYVFTTRADTIMGVSFCAVAPEHALAVHAAASNPELAAFIEECKGGGTTEAELATQEKKGQATGLFVSHPLTGALIEVWVGNYVLMSYGDGAVMGVPAHDERDFEFAKKYNLSIKQVCTVKDKTFDLDVWSDWYGDKQQAVSINSGKYNGMACLTAIDAVAQDLAGIGMGEKKTTWRLRDWGVSRQRYWGTPIPIIHCTEHGAVPVPEKDLPVILPLDCVPDGSGNPLNKHEGFHAGALCPICGKPGRRETDTMDTFVDSSWYFMRYCDPKNTQAMVAGGADYWMPMDQYIGGIEHAILHLLYARFWTKVMRDMGLVKIDEPFTKLLTQGMVLNHIYTRKGEKGGVEYFWPHEVEDSHDAAGKVIGAKLKEAKGDLPAGTAITYEGVGTMSKSKNNGVDPQDLIEKYGADTARLYTMFTAPPEATLEWNDAGVEGSYRFLRRVWNFGHKLSTLTTLDAPQIAPELNKKIQAFRFDIHTLLKQVDYDYQRMQYNTVVSGCMKLLNALEDFESQAGNAALPALREAFGILLRCLYPATPHIAHSLWSELGYVAEHGALLDAAWPAVDASALVKDELELVLQINGKMRGSITVSASADKAAIEAAALASEAFIKQAVPAKKVIVVPGRLVNIVV, from the coding sequence ATGCAAGACAAATACCAGCACCTAGACATCGAGCGCGATGCCCAAACCGAATGGACAGCCGCCGACGTCTACCGCGTGTCAGAAGACCAGAGCCGCCAAAAATACTACGCCTGCTCCATGCTGCCTTACCCTAGCGGCAAGCTGCACATGGGCCATGTGCGCAACTACACGATTAACGACATGCTGGCGCGGCAACTGCGGATGAAAGGCTTTAACGTCCTCATGCCCATGGGCTGGGACGCTTTTGGTTTGCCAGCAGAAAATGCCGCCATGAAAAACGGTGTACCGCCAGCGCAGTGGACTTTTGACAACATCGCATACATGAAAAAGCAGATGCAAGCCTTGGGCCTTGCTATCGACTGGAGCCGTGAAGTCACCACCTGCTCGCCCGACTACTACAAGTGGAATCAGTGGCTATTTTTAAAAATGCTGGAAAAAGGCATTGCTTATCGCAAGACCCAAGTCGTGAATTGGGACCCAGTGGACATGACCGTGCTGGCTAATGAACAAGTGATAGACGGCAAAGGCTGGCGCACTGGTGCGGTGGTTGAAAAGCGTGAGATTCCGGGCTACTACCTAAAGATCACCGATTACGCTGAAGAATTACTGGGTCAGGTACAAAACGGTTTGCCGGGCTGGCCTGAACGCGTCAAGCTAATGCAAGAAAACTGGATTGGCAAAAGCGAAGGCGTGCGCTTTGCGTTCAACCACAGCATCGCCAACGCCAAAGGCGAATTGATTGATGACGGCCGCTTGTATGTTTTTACCACCCGGGCTGACACCATCATGGGCGTGAGCTTTTGTGCCGTCGCACCCGAGCATGCGTTAGCCGTTCACGCCGCAGCCAGTAATCCTGAGCTTGCCGCTTTTATTGAAGAGTGCAAAGGTGGCGGCACGACCGAGGCCGAGCTAGCCACGCAGGAAAAAAAGGGCCAAGCCACGGGCCTATTTGTGAGTCATCCGCTGACCGGCGCGTTGATTGAAGTTTGGGTTGGTAACTACGTGCTCATGAGCTACGGTGACGGTGCTGTGATGGGCGTGCCCGCACATGATGAGCGTGATTTTGAATTCGCCAAAAAATACAATCTCAGCATCAAACAAGTTTGCACCGTCAAGGATAAAACCTTTGATCTTGACGTTTGGTCCGACTGGTATGGCGACAAACAGCAGGCTGTGTCGATCAATTCTGGCAAGTACAACGGAATGGCTTGCTTGACCGCCATAGACGCGGTGGCACAAGACCTCGCCGGCATAGGCATGGGCGAGAAAAAAACCACCTGGCGACTGCGCGACTGGGGCGTTAGCCGTCAGCGCTACTGGGGCACACCGATTCCCATCATTCACTGCACCGAGCATGGTGCGGTACCCGTGCCCGAAAAAGATTTGCCAGTCATACTGCCGTTAGATTGTGTGCCCGATGGTTCTGGCAATCCGCTCAATAAGCACGAAGGTTTTCACGCCGGTGCCCTGTGCCCAATCTGTGGCAAGCCGGGTCGGCGCGAGACCGACACCATGGATACCTTTGTCGACTCGTCCTGGTATTTCATGCGTTATTGCGACCCAAAAAATACCCAGGCTATGGTCGCCGGCGGCGCTGACTACTGGATGCCAATGGACCAGTACATAGGCGGCATTGAACACGCTATCTTGCACCTGCTGTATGCGCGTTTTTGGACCAAGGTAATGCGCGATATGGGACTGGTCAAAATCGACGAGCCCTTTACCAAGCTGCTGACCCAAGGCATGGTGCTCAATCACATTTACACCCGCAAAGGTGAGAAGGGCGGCGTCGAGTACTTCTGGCCGCACGAGGTAGAAGACAGCCATGACGCTGCGGGTAAAGTCATAGGCGCAAAACTCAAAGAAGCCAAAGGCGACTTGCCCGCTGGCACTGCCATCACCTACGAAGGTGTTGGCACTATGAGTAAATCCAAAAACAACGGCGTTGATCCGCAGGACTTGATTGAGAAATATGGCGCCGACACCGCCCGCCTTTACACCATGTTCACCGCGCCGCCCGAAGCTACGCTGGAGTGGAATGATGCGGGTGTTGAGGGCAGCTACCGCTTTTTGCGTCGGGTCTGGAATTTTGGTCACAAGCTCAGCACGTTGACGACCCTTGATGCGCCGCAAATAGCCCCTGAATTAAATAAAAAAATTCAAGCCTTTCGCTTCGACATTCACACCTTGCTCAAGCAGGTGGACTATGACTACCAGCGCATGCAGTACAACACCGTCGTGTCTGGCTGCATGAAGTTACTCAATGCGCTGGAAGACTTCGAGTCTCAGGCTGGCAACGCGGCCTTGCCCGCATTGCGGGAAGCCTTTGGCATTTTGCTGCGCTGCCTGTATCCGGCTACCCCGCACATCGCTCACTCTCTTTGGTCTGAGCTTGGTTATGTTGCTGAGCATGGCGCTTTGCTCGATGCCGCTTGGCCAGCGGTCGATGCCAGTGCACTGGTCAAAGAC